In one Fodinicola acaciae genomic region, the following are encoded:
- a CDS encoding tartrate dehydrogenase gives MTYRIASIPGDGIGVDVVAEARQVLDRAASLYGFSFEWTEFDWSCERYLAAGAMMPADGIEQLRPHDAIFLGAVGFPGVPDHVSLWGLLIPIRRAFRQYVNLRPTRLLPGVVSPLAGRTADDLDIVIVRENSEGEYSQIGGRQSVGLPEEFAVQQAVFTRLGVTRVIRYAFELARTRGGRVCSATKSNGIIHSMPFWDEIFAEIAAEHGDVESEQSHVDALAARMVMRPDTLDIVVGSNLFGDILSDISAAIVGGLGTAPAANLNPEREFPSMFEPVHGSAPDIAGKGIANPVAQILTGAMMLDHLGEPAAARAVEAAVDKVLTAGVRTPDLGGSATTSELGSAVRDAVESGNAPDSAGK, from the coding sequence GTGACCTACCGGATCGCCAGCATCCCCGGCGATGGCATCGGCGTCGATGTCGTCGCGGAGGCCCGGCAGGTCCTCGACCGCGCCGCGTCGCTCTACGGTTTTTCCTTCGAGTGGACCGAATTCGACTGGAGCTGTGAGCGCTATCTGGCCGCCGGCGCGATGATGCCGGCGGACGGCATCGAGCAGCTGCGGCCGCACGACGCGATCTTCCTTGGCGCGGTTGGCTTTCCTGGTGTGCCGGACCACGTTTCGCTGTGGGGACTGCTGATCCCGATCCGGCGGGCCTTCCGGCAGTATGTCAACCTGCGCCCGACGCGGCTGCTGCCCGGCGTGGTGAGCCCGCTGGCCGGTCGGACGGCCGACGACCTGGACATCGTGATCGTACGGGAAAACTCCGAAGGCGAGTATTCCCAGATCGGTGGCCGGCAGAGCGTCGGCCTGCCGGAGGAGTTCGCCGTACAGCAGGCGGTTTTCACCCGGCTCGGCGTGACGCGCGTGATCCGTTATGCGTTCGAGTTGGCGCGTACGCGCGGCGGACGCGTGTGCTCGGCGACGAAGTCCAACGGCATCATCCACTCGATGCCCTTCTGGGACGAGATTTTCGCGGAGATAGCGGCCGAACACGGAGACGTTGAGTCCGAACAGTCCCATGTGGACGCGCTGGCGGCACGGATGGTCATGCGGCCGGACACGCTGGACATCGTCGTCGGGTCCAACCTGTTCGGCGACATCCTGTCCGACATCTCGGCGGCGATCGTCGGTGGTCTCGGCACGGCTCCGGCGGCAAACCTCAACCCGGAGCGCGAGTTTCCGTCGATGTTCGAGCCGGTGCACGGCTCGGCGCCGGACATCGCCGGCAAGGGGATCGCCAACCCGGTCGCGCAGATCCTGACCGGCGCGATGATGCTCGATCACCTCGGCGAGCCGGCCGCCGCGCGCGCCGTGGAAGCCGCGGTCGACAAGGTGCTGACCGCCGGTGTCCGTACGCCGGATCTGGGCGGCTCGGCCACCACTTCGGAGCTCGGTAGCGCGGTTCGCGACGCGGTAGAGTCCGGAAATGCACCTGACTCCGCGGGAAAATGA
- a CDS encoding urease subunit gamma, whose protein sequence is MHLTPRENERLTIFTAAELARRRLARGAKLGAVEATALVCDEVLEWAWDGLSLEEVVSRAREIVRPESLLPGVAAAVPRIEVEALFPYGSTLVHIEAPFGPPGEVVRTPDSEIELAAGRERRELTVVNRGQRPLWISSHFPLEKANSALELDRELAAGCRLDIPAGASVEFPPGQPRTVSVVAR, encoded by the coding sequence ATGCACCTGACTCCGCGGGAAAATGAGCGGCTGACGATTTTCACCGCCGCCGAGCTGGCTCGGCGGCGGCTCGCTCGTGGCGCCAAGCTCGGTGCGGTCGAGGCGACCGCGCTGGTCTGCGACGAGGTGCTGGAGTGGGCCTGGGACGGACTTTCCCTGGAGGAAGTCGTTTCTCGTGCGCGCGAGATCGTACGGCCGGAATCGCTGTTGCCCGGTGTGGCGGCCGCGGTGCCGCGGATCGAGGTCGAGGCGTTGTTTCCGTACGGATCCACGCTCGTGCACATCGAGGCGCCCTTCGGACCTCCTGGCGAGGTGGTGCGTACGCCGGACAGCGAGATCGAGCTGGCCGCGGGACGGGAGCGGCGCGAGCTGACGGTCGTCAACCGTGGCCAGCGTCCACTGTGGATCTCGTCGCATTTCCCGCTGGAAAAGGCAAACAGCGCGTTGGAGCTGGACAGAGAGCTCGCCGCCGGCTGCCGGCTGGACATTCCGGCCGGCGCGTCCGTTGAGTTTCCGCCTGGACAGCCGCGGACGGTTTCGGTGGTGGCGCGATGA
- a CDS encoding urease subunit alpha codes for MKRDAYAATYGPTTGDRVRLADTDLWIEVEADDGEAGEELLGGCGKTARDGLLVTGRANPDSALDLVILGALVVDPVLGIRKSSIGIKDGRIVAVGRAGNPDLSSDIELVVDSHTAMIPAEGLIATAGMIDSHVHLSSAEIAPAALSAGVTTIVGMGIGGVWDVGANPAYNLHSLIAGWRDIPLNAAFLARGSSSSAELLENAVLAGAGGFKIHEDWGATPEIVDTCLSVADNVDLPVALHTDTLNESGFLADTLAATRGRTVHAYHVEGGGGHPDLLEIVSQPHVLTSSTTPTLPLTRATVAELLPMTMTVHRLSSGDRDIAASRIREYGIAAENALHDLGAVSIVNSDSMGMGRIGEIGRRTWQLAHVRAHLAGEVGVDFANNDRVLRYLAKVTINPAIAHGLAHEVGSLQPDRIADIALWNPAWFGAQPELVLKSGFVAWGVSGSGSGSTRLTQPRTMRPYFGGLGAAPRRLSTVFVSTHCSGLPDGVRRSVIRGSRGLARADMVRNTATPTVSVPLEAAPITVDGQPVDIHHAETLPLTRLHHLG; via the coding sequence ATGAAACGCGACGCGTACGCGGCCACCTACGGGCCGACGACCGGTGACCGCGTACGGCTTGCCGACACCGACCTGTGGATCGAGGTCGAGGCCGACGACGGCGAGGCCGGCGAGGAACTTCTGGGTGGTTGCGGCAAAACCGCGCGCGACGGCCTGCTGGTGACCGGCCGCGCCAACCCGGATTCGGCGCTGGACCTGGTGATCCTCGGGGCGCTCGTGGTCGATCCGGTGCTCGGCATACGGAAGAGCAGCATCGGCATCAAGGACGGCCGGATCGTCGCCGTCGGCCGAGCCGGAAATCCGGATCTGAGCAGCGACATCGAGCTGGTGGTCGACTCGCACACGGCGATGATCCCGGCCGAGGGACTGATCGCGACGGCCGGCATGATCGACTCGCACGTGCACCTGTCCAGCGCGGAAATCGCGCCGGCCGCGTTGAGTGCCGGCGTGACGACCATCGTCGGCATGGGGATCGGCGGCGTCTGGGACGTCGGCGCGAATCCGGCGTACAACCTGCACTCGCTGATCGCCGGCTGGCGCGACATTCCGCTGAATGCGGCGTTTCTGGCGCGCGGCTCGTCCTCTTCGGCCGAGTTGCTGGAAAACGCGGTGTTGGCCGGCGCCGGCGGCTTCAAGATCCACGAGGATTGGGGCGCCACTCCGGAGATCGTCGACACTTGCCTTTCGGTGGCCGACAACGTGGATCTGCCGGTGGCGCTGCACACCGACACCTTGAACGAGTCGGGCTTTCTGGCCGACACGCTGGCGGCGACGCGCGGCCGCACGGTGCACGCGTACCACGTCGAAGGCGGTGGCGGCCATCCGGACCTGCTGGAAATCGTGTCGCAGCCGCACGTCCTGACCTCGTCGACCACGCCGACACTGCCGCTGACTCGGGCAACAGTGGCCGAGCTGCTGCCGATGACGATGACGGTGCACCGACTTTCCAGCGGTGACAGGGACATCGCGGCGTCGCGGATCCGCGAGTACGGCATCGCCGCGGAAAACGCGCTGCACGATCTCGGCGCGGTCAGCATCGTCAACTCAGACTCGATGGGGATGGGTCGGATCGGCGAGATCGGTCGGCGGACGTGGCAGCTGGCGCACGTACGCGCACATTTGGCCGGTGAGGTCGGCGTCGACTTCGCCAACAACGATCGGGTTTTGCGCTATCTGGCCAAAGTCACGATCAATCCGGCGATCGCGCACGGCCTCGCGCACGAGGTCGGCTCGCTGCAACCTGACCGGATCGCCGACATCGCGTTGTGGAATCCGGCGTGGTTTGGCGCCCAGCCTGAGCTCGTACTGAAATCCGGCTTCGTCGCCTGGGGCGTGTCGGGCTCCGGCTCCGGCTCGACGCGGCTCACCCAGCCGCGCACGATGCGGCCGTATTTCGGCGGTCTGGGCGCGGCTCCGCGGCGGCTGTCGACGGTTTTCGTGTCGACACACTGTTCCGGCCTGCCCGACGGCGTACGCAGGTCGGTGATCCGGGGCAGCCGCGGCCTGGCGCGCGCGGACATGGTCAGAAACACCGCCACACCAACGGTTTCCGTGCCGCTGGAGGCCGCGCCGATCACCGTCGACGGCCAGCCGGTCGACATCCACCACGCCGAGACGTTGCCGCTGACCCGCCTCCACCATTTGGGGTGA
- a CDS encoding SH3 domain-containing protein, with amino-acid sequence MRGTRILAALALAATAVVGAATPADAAPTSPAWHENLAAPVAGQVNLASRAGTLTIADPAFRTAAAGGNQSYGMEILPPRTLAQPANQVSVKLAGKVPAGSDATVDVRASDGQQWTSWQDAKNAALDRPATQLQLRITMHSNANGAAPALSGLDVSTSVVDRKPVAKPMAALSYRVYATREGLVGGTTANGHVIVSNDHFVALPSGKNLSPKGSTQYSVKVCGPTRCETAPVWDVGPWNTKDDYWNPSSTRQMWKDLPQGTPEAQAAYLNGYNGGKDQFGRRVLNPAGIDLADGTFYNVGLNDNGYVTVTFLWTSGGGTGTITGTVKTAGDPLNVRSGPHTTDSVVGSVANGSNVTITCQTHGTSVTGTYGTSDLWDKISSPVGYVADAYVYTGADGQVAPNC; translated from the coding sequence ATGAGAGGGACGCGCATCCTGGCTGCCTTGGCACTGGCGGCCACCGCGGTCGTCGGAGCCGCCACACCGGCCGACGCCGCGCCGACAAGCCCGGCGTGGCACGAAAACCTGGCCGCACCGGTCGCCGGCCAGGTCAACCTGGCCAGCCGTGCCGGCACGCTGACCATCGCCGACCCGGCCTTCCGTACCGCCGCGGCCGGCGGAAACCAGAGCTATGGCATGGAAATCCTGCCGCCGCGTACGCTCGCGCAGCCGGCGAACCAGGTCTCGGTCAAGCTCGCCGGCAAGGTGCCGGCCGGCTCCGACGCGACCGTGGACGTACGCGCGTCCGACGGCCAGCAGTGGACATCGTGGCAGGACGCCAAAAACGCCGCGCTCGACCGGCCGGCGACCCAGTTGCAACTGCGGATCACCATGCACAGCAACGCAAACGGCGCGGCTCCTGCGCTGTCCGGTTTGGACGTGTCGACGAGCGTGGTCGACCGCAAACCGGTCGCCAAACCGATGGCCGCGCTGAGCTATCGCGTCTATGCCACGCGCGAAGGCCTGGTCGGCGGCACGACGGCCAACGGTCACGTCATCGTCTCCAACGACCATTTCGTGGCGCTGCCGTCCGGAAAGAACCTGTCGCCGAAAGGCAGCACGCAGTATTCGGTGAAGGTCTGCGGTCCGACGCGCTGCGAAACCGCACCGGTGTGGGATGTCGGTCCGTGGAACACCAAGGACGACTACTGGAACCCGAGCAGCACGCGGCAGATGTGGAAAGACCTTCCGCAGGGCACGCCGGAGGCGCAGGCCGCGTATCTCAACGGCTACAACGGCGGCAAGGACCAGTTTGGCCGTAGGGTGCTCAACCCGGCCGGCATCGACCTCGCCGACGGCACCTTCTATAACGTCGGCCTCAACGACAACGGCTATGTGACGGTCACGTTCCTGTGGACCAGCGGCGGCGGCACCGGCACGATCACCGGCACGGTCAAGACGGCCGGCGACCCGTTGAACGTACGCTCCGGCCCGCACACCACCGACTCGGTCGTCGGCAGCGTGGCGAACGGCTCCAACGTGACGATCACCTGCCAGACACACGGCACCAGCGTCACCGGCACGTACGGCACCAGCGACCTGTGGGACAAGATCAGCTCGCCGGTCGGCTACGTCGCCGACGCGTACGTCTACACCGGCGCCGACGGCCAGGTCGCGCCCAACTGCTGA
- a CDS encoding DJ-1/PfpI family protein: MTSTVHVAVYDTLSDWELGYVTAHINKPDWQKRPGRYRTATVGVTRDPVTTMGGLRITPELAVDEIDPADSAMLIMAGLEPSARAAAKPFVDLARRFLDAGKPVAAICGATLELAAGGLLDDRAHTSNAPEFLTFAPAYAGAEHYVDAPAVTDRGLITASGIHPADFARHIFAELDLYDEDTATAWYELYGERRPEAFFKLMAS, from the coding sequence ATGACATCGACTGTCCATGTAGCGGTCTACGACACGCTGTCCGACTGGGAACTGGGATACGTGACGGCGCACATCAACAAGCCAGACTGGCAGAAGCGGCCGGGCCGCTATCGCACGGCGACGGTCGGCGTGACCCGCGATCCGGTCACGACGATGGGTGGCCTGCGGATCACCCCGGAGTTGGCCGTCGACGAGATCGACCCGGCGGACAGCGCCATGCTGATCATGGCCGGCCTGGAGCCGTCGGCGCGTGCCGCCGCAAAGCCATTTGTCGATTTGGCAAGGCGATTTCTCGACGCCGGCAAGCCGGTCGCGGCGATCTGCGGTGCCACGCTTGAACTCGCCGCCGGGGGACTGCTTGACGACCGCGCGCACACCAGCAATGCGCCGGAATTCCTGACGTTCGCACCGGCGTACGCCGGCGCCGAGCATTATGTGGACGCGCCGGCGGTGACCGACCGCGGCCTCATCACCGCGAGCGGCATTCATCCGGCCGACTTCGCCAGGCACATCTTCGCCGAGCTCGACCTTTACGACGAGGACACGGCGACGGCCTGGTACGAGCTGTACGGCGAGCGCCGGCCGGAGGCGTTCTTCAAGCTGATGGCCTCATGA
- a CDS encoding MarR family winged helix-turn-helix transcriptional regulator: MTARTEAGDVVSDLVMRTFRLNGQFLAAAERIARGVGLTAAWWQVLGAVLEKPLTVADIARSMGLSRQAVQRIADLLADRGLAEYLPNPAHRRAKLVRPTEKGWDAIRGLAPDQHAWANQVTESFKVDELRQALDVIERLIEATS, translated from the coding sequence ATGACCGCGCGCACCGAGGCCGGTGACGTGGTGAGCGACCTGGTCATGCGTACGTTTCGGCTCAACGGCCAGTTTCTCGCCGCCGCCGAGCGGATCGCGCGCGGGGTCGGCCTGACCGCGGCGTGGTGGCAGGTTTTGGGGGCCGTGCTGGAAAAACCACTGACGGTCGCGGACATCGCGCGGAGCATGGGACTCAGCCGGCAGGCCGTGCAACGGATCGCCGATCTGCTGGCTGACCGGGGACTGGCCGAGTACCTGCCGAATCCGGCGCATCGGCGCGCGAAGTTGGTGCGTCCGACCGAAAAGGGGTGGGACGCCATCCGCGGCCTCGCGCCGGACCAGCACGCCTGGGCCAATCAGGTCACCGAGTCGTTCAAGGTGGACGAGCTCCGGCAGGCTCTCGATGTCATCGAACGGCTTATCGAGGCGACCAGCTGA
- a CDS encoding ATP-binding cassette domain-containing protein yields MTEHIRVVGAREHNLAGVDVDIPKRQLTVVTGVSGSGKSSLVFDTVATEAQRQLYETLPAFVRGFLPAYGHPDVDFIDNLAAVIMVDQRRLGGGSRSTVGTITDIAPVLRLLFSRAGEPYVGRSDSFSFNLPNGMCPRCEGLGDVVEVDLATFLDASKSLKEGALLAPAFKVGSWHWQAYSTRFDADKPIADYTDTERQDLLYGNEGSVAVEVNGQRINATYEGAVVKFRRLYVQKDSAELSERTRQMAARFTTSVRCPQCDGARLSRAALDCRVAGYGIAELSSMEAGRLSEVLSTMDVPSAAPVVDALRTRVGHLVDIGLGYLSLDRPTDTLSGGESQRIKIVRHLASTLTDLLYVFDEPSIGLHARDVQRLTNLLVSLRDHGNTVLVVEHDRGVIAAADHVIDIGPGAGSAGGKVTYAGDVDGLSNSGSLTGEHLKARTRLKERVRKPTGQLPISHASLHNLRDVSVDIPSGVVTAISGVAGSGKSSLIYGVFCVQHPEAIVVDQTAPTANRRSTVATYTGALDPIRKAFAKANKVSPALFSANSDGACETCEGMGVIVTDLGFLDGVSAICETCQGRRFKDEVLAYRLDGRNIHDVLELTVGEARESFAGNRAVAPILRAVVDVGLDYLRLGQPLTSLSGGECQRIKLASHLHKQGAIYVLDEPTTGLHMSDVTRLLDVLDRLVDQRAGSVVVIEHDLDVIAHADWVIDLGPEGGSAGGQVMFEGTPADLVHDPSSHTAEHLRRAISWSPR; encoded by the coding sequence GTGACAGAGCACATCCGAGTCGTCGGCGCTCGCGAGCACAACCTCGCGGGCGTCGACGTGGACATCCCGAAACGACAGCTCACCGTGGTGACCGGCGTGTCCGGCTCAGGAAAATCGTCGCTGGTCTTCGACACCGTCGCGACCGAGGCGCAGCGGCAACTGTACGAGACGCTGCCGGCTTTCGTACGCGGATTCCTGCCGGCATACGGACATCCCGACGTCGACTTCATCGACAACCTGGCCGCCGTGATCATGGTCGACCAGCGCCGGCTCGGCGGCGGCTCGCGGTCGACGGTCGGCACGATCACCGACATCGCGCCGGTCCTGCGACTGCTGTTCTCCCGAGCTGGCGAGCCGTACGTCGGCCGATCGGACTCTTTTTCCTTCAACCTGCCAAACGGAATGTGTCCGAGGTGCGAGGGTCTCGGTGACGTGGTGGAGGTCGACCTCGCGACCTTCCTGGACGCGTCGAAATCGTTGAAGGAAGGCGCGTTGTTGGCGCCGGCCTTCAAGGTCGGCAGCTGGCACTGGCAGGCTTACAGCACGCGTTTCGACGCTGACAAGCCGATCGCCGACTACACCGACACCGAGCGTCAGGATCTGTTGTACGGCAACGAAGGCTCGGTCGCCGTCGAGGTCAACGGGCAGCGGATCAACGCCACCTACGAAGGTGCGGTGGTGAAGTTTCGCCGGCTCTACGTCCAGAAGGACAGCGCGGAGCTGAGTGAGCGTACCCGCCAGATGGCCGCGCGCTTCACCACCTCGGTCCGCTGCCCGCAGTGCGATGGCGCCAGGCTGTCGCGCGCCGCCTTGGACTGCCGCGTCGCCGGCTATGGCATCGCCGAGCTTTCCTCGATGGAAGCCGGCAGACTGTCCGAGGTGCTGTCCACAATGGACGTGCCGTCCGCGGCTCCGGTGGTCGACGCACTGCGTACGCGCGTCGGCCACCTGGTCGACATCGGCCTGGGTTATCTGAGCCTGGACCGGCCGACGGACACGCTGTCCGGCGGCGAGTCGCAGCGCATCAAGATCGTGCGCCACCTGGCCAGCACGCTCACCGACCTGCTCTATGTGTTTGACGAGCCGAGCATCGGACTGCACGCGCGAGACGTACAACGGCTCACCAACCTGCTGGTTTCGTTGCGCGACCACGGAAACACCGTGTTGGTCGTCGAGCACGACCGCGGTGTCATCGCGGCGGCCGACCATGTGATCGACATCGGTCCAGGCGCCGGATCGGCCGGCGGCAAGGTCACCTACGCCGGCGACGTGGACGGTCTTTCCAACTCCGGTTCGCTGACCGGCGAACATCTGAAGGCGCGTACGCGGTTGAAGGAAAGGGTCCGGAAACCGACCGGCCAGCTGCCGATTTCCCATGCCAGCCTGCACAATCTGCGAGACGTGTCAGTGGACATTCCGTCCGGTGTGGTGACCGCGATCTCCGGCGTGGCCGGATCCGGGAAATCCTCCTTGATCTACGGAGTTTTCTGCGTCCAGCATCCGGAAGCCATCGTGGTGGACCAGACCGCGCCGACGGCCAACCGGCGGTCGACGGTCGCGACGTACACCGGCGCGCTCGATCCGATCCGCAAGGCGTTCGCCAAGGCCAACAAGGTAAGCCCGGCACTGTTCAGCGCGAATTCCGACGGTGCCTGCGAAACCTGCGAAGGCATGGGGGTGATCGTCACGGATCTCGGCTTTCTGGACGGTGTGTCAGCGATTTGTGAGACGTGCCAAGGACGCCGGTTCAAGGACGAGGTGCTCGCCTACCGTCTCGACGGACGCAACATCCACGACGTGCTGGAGCTGACGGTCGGCGAGGCGCGGGAGTCTTTCGCCGGAAACCGCGCGGTGGCGCCGATCCTGCGCGCGGTGGTCGACGTCGGCCTGGACTACCTGCGGCTCGGCCAGCCGCTGACCAGCCTGTCCGGCGGCGAGTGCCAGCGCATCAAACTGGCCTCACACCTGCACAAACAAGGTGCGATCTATGTGCTGGACGAGCCGACGACCGGCCTGCACATGTCGGATGTGACGCGGCTGCTGGACGTGCTGGACCGGCTGGTCGACCAACGCGCCGGCTCGGTCGTGGTGATCGAGCACGACCTGGACGTGATCGCGCACGCCGACTGGGTCATCGACCTCGGACCGGAAGGCGGCAGCGCCGGCGGCCAGGTCATGTTCGAAGGTACGCCGGCCGACCTCGTCCACGATCCGTCGTCGCACACCGCCGAACACCTCCGTCGAGCGATCAGCTGGTCGCCTCGATAA